A single genomic interval of Labeo rohita strain BAU-BD-2019 chromosome 13, IGBB_LRoh.1.0, whole genome shotgun sequence harbors:
- the ifit8 gene encoding interferon-induced protein with tetratricopeptide repeats 8 has protein sequence MSEDKLKLLFCHFTWDLQKEDADLNFLEVKVRERLAVKCKYEGNLKQRELNFLAFIKHLQGFNDEALKTLQLAKKEHPDDDSNVIVTYGNLAWVHSLMGSVTEAETYIAKVNEILRAFPAPSPAELHREVQSEKAWSLLKFSRKTYIRAKESFLEALQKEPDDKEWNTGFAFSLFRLEGLKIGRYKRVAVEESPAVLQLKKALNLDPDNPMIHVYLGLKCYKNTENVNNTEAWQYMTQALTMAPDNLSVVLRVAKFMKKEQRYEKALEVLLEMLKNAPESSRLHHEIANNYRWKAMQMNDLNNPELLGLCIHHLEKGASLNPGYIYPQLELALRYADHKQTAKAEQKFTELFALPDLRPADRQAWHRMYGDFKQYRLGSEKSAVEHYKQGMMLGRVSTEWIACRNRLTKVLQRGIRDIYEIRTLFDSFRNENKDD, from the coding sequence ATGTCTGAGGACAAGcttaaattgttgttctgccACTTTACTTGGGACTTGCAAAAGGAAGATGCTGATCTTAACTTTCTCGAAGTGAAAGTTCGTGAAAGGCTGGCagtaaaatgcaaatatgaaggAAACCTAAAACAAagagaattaaattttttggcCTTTATCAAACATTTACAAGGATTTAACGACGAGGCACTTAAGACCCTGCAACTAGCAAAGAAGGAACATCCAGACGATGACAGCAATGTGATTGTGACGTATGGAAACTTGGCCTGGGTGCACAGTCTCATGGGCAGTGTGACTGAGGCTGAAACTTACATAGCGAAAGTAAATGAAATCCTTAGAGCTTTCCCTGCTCCGTCTCCAGCAGAGCTTCACAGAGAAGTTCAAAGCGAAAAAGCCTGGTCGCTTCTCAAGTTCTCTAGAAAGACCTACATCAGGGCTAAGGAGAGTTTCCTTGAAGCTTTGCAGAAAGAGCCGGATGACAAGGAATGGAACACAGGCTTTGCTTTTTCTCTCTTCCGTCTGGAGGGACTGAAGATTGGTCGATATAAGCGTGTAGCGGTTGAAGAGTCTCCTGCTGTGCTCCAGTTGAAGAAAGCTCTGAACCTGGACCCGGACAATCCGATGATCCATGTGTATCTGGGGCTCAAGTGCTACAAGAACACAGAGAACGTAAATAACACAGAGGCATGGCAGTACATGACGCAAGCGCTCACGATGGCTCCGGATAACCTCAGTGTTGTTTTGCGTGTTGCAAAGTTCATGAAGAAAGAGCAGCGTTATGAAAAGGCCCTGGAAGTATTGCTGGAAATGCTGAAGAATGCACCAGAATCATCACGTTTACATCATGAGATTGCCAACAATTACCGCTGGAAAGCCATGCAGATGAATGATTTAAACAATCCGGAGTTGTTAGGTCTTTGCATTCACCATTTAGAGAAAGGTGCCAGTTTAAACCCAGGCTACATATACCCACAGCTGGAGCTTGCGCTGAGATATGCAGATCATAAGCAGACGGCTAAAGCAGAGCAGAAGTTTACTGAGCTGTTTGCCCTTCCTGACCTAAGGCCAGCTGACCGCCAGGCCTGGCATCGCATGTATGGGGATTTCAAACAGTACAGGTTGGGCTCCGAGAAATCTGCGGTTGAGCATTACAAACAAGGAATGATGCTGGGGCGAGTGTCCACCGAATGGATCGCCTGCAGAAACAGACTGACAAAAGTCCTTCAGCGGGGCATAAGGGACATATATGAGATTCGGACACTCTTTGATTCCTTTAGAAACGAAAACAAAGATGATTAA